In Butyricicoccus intestinisimiae, the DNA window TGGTAGAGGGCAGAGCGTGCATCATCGGCGGCGTAGAGATTCCCTATACCAAAGGACTGCTCGGACACAGCGACGCGGATGTGCTGACGCATGCGATTATGGACGCCCTGCTCGGCGCGGCAGCGCTCGGAGACATCGGACACCTGTTTCCGGATCAGGACGATGCGTTCTTGAATGCGGACAGCTTGGTTCTGCTGCAAAAGGTGCAGGAAGTGCTGACGCAAAACGGCTGGAAGCTGGGCAATCTGGACGCGACAGTCATCGCGCAGGCGCCGAAAATGGCGCCGCATATCGCGGCAATGCGCGAAAAGATTGCGGCTTGTCTGCAAACCGATGTGCGCAACGTCAGCATCAAGGCGACGACGGAGGAGCATTTGGGCTTTACCGGCTCCGGCGAGGGCATTTCCGCTCATGCCGTGTGCCTGCTGGAACCGCTGGCATGATAATTTTTATTGATGCGGATGGCTGTCCTGTCGTAGACGAGACGGTTCATTTGGCAAACACGCATCATATTCCGTGCGTCATTTTGTGCGACACCTCGCACCAAATTCGGCGCACGGGTGCACAGACCATCATCGTATCCAAAGGAGCGGACAGCGTGGATTTTGCGCTGGTCAATCGCCTGCATGCGGGTGATATCGCGGTTACGCAGGATTACGGTCTTGCCGCGATGTGCTTAGCGCGCGGCGCACGGGTGCTGCGGCAGGACGGTCTGGAATACACACAGGAAAATATAGATGCGCTGCTGCTTGCGCGGCACACCGCGAAAAAAATCCGCCGATCCGGCGGACGATTGCATGGAAATAAAAAACGATCCCGACAAGAGGACCGAGACTTTGAGCAAGCGCTCACAGCAATGATAACAGGAGAGAACACACATGATTAAACCAATCAACAAGGACATTTTATTTTTACAGCAGAAGGCAGAGCCGGCAACGCAGGCGGATACAGCCGTGATGCGGGATCTGCGCGACACCATGCAGGCACATCAGACCGATTGTGCGGGCATGGCGGCGAATATGATCGGCGTCAACAAGCGTATCATTATCGTCAATCTGGGCATGACCAATCTGCTCATGCTCAATCCGGTTATTTTGAAAAAATCCGGCAAGTATGAAACGACAGAAGGCTGTCTGTCTTTGCCGGGAGAGCGTCCGTGCACGCGCTATAAAGAAATCACGGTGGAGTATCAGGACGAGCGCATGAATAAGCACGTACAGCAGTTCAGCGGCTGGGTGTCCGAGATTGTACAGCACGAGATGGATCATCTGGAAGGCATCCTGATCTGATGGCACAGCGCGATTTGAGCGACTTGTTTTTTCGGCTATCGCGTTCTGCTTTCCGCAGCCGCTTTTACCTCAAGCCCAAAGACCGAGAATATGTCTGGACGAAGGGTATGGACACGGTGCGCCGCCATGCGTATGACTTTGTGCGGCAGCGTTTGGCGCCTGCCGTCATCCCGAATGACGGCAAACAGACGCCGATGCGCGGGCATCCGGTGTTTCTCGCCCAGCATGCCACGGCGACCTGCTGCCGCGGCTGCCTGTGGAAATGGCATCACATTCCGGCCGGCACCGCGCTCACGCCGGAGCAGCAGGACTATGTGGTGGATGTCATCATGACGTGGATCGAACGGGAGATGAGAGGATAGCCGCAAAAGGCTATTCCTCCTCCCAGATGGAATACTTGCAGCCGCAGTAATTTTGCCGATACACGTCGTACTGCTTGCACAGCGCAATCGAGCGCTTATAGCCCTCTTTTTTCTTAAAATCACCCGGAAGCCAAGTCATGTCGTGTTTTTTTGCGATATTTTCGCCGATGGTGTTGATGAGCGGGGCATTTTTGTGCGGGC includes these proteins:
- the ispF gene encoding 2-C-methyl-D-erythritol 2,4-cyclodiphosphate synthase, which gives rise to MRIGHGYDVHRLVEGRACIIGGVEIPYTKGLLGHSDADVLTHAIMDALLGAAALGDIGHLFPDQDDAFLNADSLVLLQKVQEVLTQNGWKLGNLDATVIAQAPKMAPHIAAMREKIAACLQTDVRNVSIKATTEEHLGFTGSGEGISAHAVCLLEPLA
- a CDS encoding YaiI/YqxD family protein: MIIFIDADGCPVVDETVHLANTHHIPCVILCDTSHQIRRTGAQTIIVSKGADSVDFALVNRLHAGDIAVTQDYGLAAMCLARGARVLRQDGLEYTQENIDALLLARHTAKKIRRSGGRLHGNKKRSRQEDRDFEQALTAMITGENTHD
- a CDS encoding peptide deformylase, with the protein product MIKPINKDILFLQQKAEPATQADTAVMRDLRDTMQAHQTDCAGMAANMIGVNKRIIIVNLGMTNLLMLNPVILKKSGKYETTEGCLSLPGERPCTRYKEITVEYQDERMNKHVQQFSGWVSEIVQHEMDHLEGILI
- a CDS encoding DUF4186 domain-containing protein, with translation MAQRDLSDLFFRLSRSAFRSRFYLKPKDREYVWTKGMDTVRRHAYDFVRQRLAPAVIPNDGKQTPMRGHPVFLAQHATATCCRGCLWKWHHIPAGTALTPEQQDYVVDVIMTWIEREMRG